One Rhodothermales bacterium DNA segment encodes these proteins:
- a CDS encoding TonB-dependent receptor, with product MPERTVRLEGQVVEAATGLPLAGAHVRLLTTSFGAATDSLGRFSIAGIAPGFYTAEAGMLGFETRQAGVEVQAAQAGTSLFFSLADASLSLSEIVVTPGRFSMQRAAAGSLRSLSSDELNRMPNLSDDIYRAVQRMPGLSGSDYSARFTVRGGEHDEVLVTLDGLELQDPFHLKDIGGGALSIVDVEAIGGVDLMTGAFTAEYGNRLSGVFALTSIEPDPERIETSVGISLMNARVKSQGTFNQGAGSWLVLGRRGYMDLLLQLTSQSQNYAPRYYDGFARITHRLGRRHTVSLQALGSRDDLQFAEEDEPDDRARTSYGNGYVWSQLRSVWSSRLYSETVLSLSHVAHLRRGVDTRVSDGRASYRVYDHRSFMTYALKQDWQLELGDRSQLKWGVVLRNHDAFYRYSSADFIEEAASLQAGPAYLETRLTQRRGGTSAGGYGSFRQRLGERLIAEAGLRYDAATWSHDRHLSPRLNAGFQLDAQTTLLAGWGYFHQTQGLHELMLPDPNARFYPAERAEHRVLGLSRVLGESASLRVDVYQKRKTNLRPRFVSLIGDATNLFPEIGDDRIELTPSSGSAEGIEILLDKKFGSRFNGWLSYALSRAEDRVDGRRVAKRFDQRHTFFADASFRLGARMGINLTWQYHTGWRYTAIDVELVRPPGGESFYRKHFGPLNEEVLPAYHRLDVRIQRDFSLRQSTLEAYIEVRNAYNRKNIRLFNYLPINQEDDSVLLIPEPQTWLPIMPAFGLQWNLTR from the coding sequence GTGCCGGAACGTACGGTGCGCCTCGAAGGCCAGGTGGTCGAGGCGGCCACCGGGCTTCCGCTCGCCGGCGCGCATGTCCGGCTGCTCACCACCTCGTTCGGCGCGGCGACCGATTCGCTGGGCCGCTTCAGCATCGCGGGCATCGCTCCGGGCTTTTACACGGCCGAGGCGGGCATGCTCGGTTTCGAGACCCGGCAGGCCGGCGTGGAGGTCCAGGCCGCCCAGGCCGGCACGAGCCTCTTCTTCTCGCTGGCCGATGCCTCGCTCTCCCTGAGCGAAATCGTCGTCACCCCCGGCCGCTTTTCCATGCAGCGCGCGGCGGCCGGCTCGCTCCGCTCGCTCTCCAGCGACGAGCTGAACCGGATGCCCAACCTCAGCGACGATATCTATCGGGCCGTCCAGCGCATGCCGGGTTTATCCGGAAGCGACTACTCCGCGCGTTTTACGGTACGCGGCGGCGAACACGACGAGGTGCTGGTCACGCTCGATGGCCTCGAACTGCAGGATCCCTTTCATCTGAAGGACATCGGCGGCGGCGCGTTGAGCATCGTGGATGTGGAGGCCATCGGCGGCGTCGACCTCATGACGGGCGCGTTTACGGCGGAATACGGAAACCGGCTCAGCGGCGTATTCGCCCTGACCTCGATCGAACCGGATCCCGAGCGGATCGAGACGTCCGTCGGCATCAGCCTGATGAACGCACGCGTCAAGTCACAGGGCACGTTCAACCAGGGCGCCGGCAGCTGGCTCGTGCTCGGACGGCGCGGCTATATGGATCTGCTCCTCCAGCTCACCAGCCAGAGCCAGAACTACGCCCCGCGGTATTACGACGGTTTCGCCCGGATCACCCATCGGCTCGGCCGGCGGCACACTGTCTCCCTGCAGGCGCTGGGCTCGCGCGACGACCTGCAGTTCGCCGAGGAAGACGAACCCGACGATCGGGCGCGGACGAGCTACGGCAACGGTTACGTCTGGAGCCAGCTGCGCAGCGTATGGTCCAGCCGATTGTATTCGGAAACCGTCCTGTCGCTGAGCCATGTCGCCCACCTGCGGCGGGGCGTCGATACCCGCGTCAGCGACGGGCGCGCCTCGTACCGCGTGTACGACCATCGCTCGTTCATGACCTACGCGCTGAAGCAGGACTGGCAGCTTGAGCTGGGGGACCGAAGCCAGCTCAAATGGGGCGTTGTCCTCCGCAATCACGACGCGTTTTATCGGTACTCGAGCGCGGATTTTATCGAGGAGGCCGCATCCCTGCAGGCCGGCCCCGCCTACCTCGAAACCCGGCTCACCCAGCGCCGGGGCGGAACGAGCGCCGGCGGCTACGGCAGTTTTCGCCAGCGCCTGGGCGAGCGGCTCATCGCGGAAGCCGGCCTTCGGTACGACGCCGCGACGTGGAGCCACGACCGCCACCTCAGCCCGCGCCTGAACGCCGGCTTCCAGCTCGACGCGCAAACCACCCTCCTCGCCGGCTGGGGGTATTTCCACCAGACCCAGGGGCTGCATGAACTGATGCTGCCCGACCCGAACGCGCGGTTTTACCCGGCCGAGCGGGCCGAGCACAGAGTGCTGGGACTGAGCCGCGTCCTGGGCGAAAGCGCTTCGCTGCGCGTCGACGTCTACCAGAAACGCAAAACGAACCTCCGTCCGCGTTTCGTCAGCCTGATCGGCGACGCGACCAACCTCTTCCCGGAAATCGGCGACGACCGGATCGAGTTGACGCCGTCTTCAGGATCCGCCGAGGGCATCGAAATCCTGCTGGATAAAAAATTCGGGAGCCGCTTCAACGGCTGGCTTTCGTACGCGTTGTCCCGCGCCGAGGACCGCGTGGATGGACGCCGCGTCGCCAAGCGCTTCGACCAGCGCCACACGTTCTTCGCCGACGCCAGCTTCCGCCTCGGCGCGCGGATGGGGATCAACCTGACCTGGCAATATCACACCGGGTGGCGCTACACGGCGATCGATGTCGAGCTGGTCCGCCCGCCCGGTGGCGAAAGCTTCTACCGGAAACACTTCGGGCCGCTGAACGAGGAGGTCCTGCCGGCCTACCACCGGCTGGACGTGCGCATCCAGCGCGACTTCAGCCTCCGCCAGTCGACGCTCGAGGCGTACATCGAGGTGCGCAACGCCTACAACCGGAAGAACATCCGCCTCTTCAACTACCTCCCCATCAACCAGGAGGACGACTCGGTGCTCCTCATCCCCGAGCCGCAGACGTGGCTCCCCATCATGCCGGCGTTCGGCCTTCAGTGGAACCTGACGCGCTAG
- a CDS encoding acyl-CoA dehydrogenase, with protein MDLPFFHFFAQLPGWLVALSILAVFVVLGYTGASLPIWTIAGVAALYGFGAPAWLWIAFAVLAVVFNLPPLRRALFSGPVMRLLNALKFLPTISETEQVAIEAGNVWVEGELFSGKPDFNRIMAEAYPDLTAEEQAVLDGPIEELCAVTHDWDVFQQKDLPDAAWEIIRRERLFGMIIPREYGGLGFSPLANSAVVQKLSSRCGPLATTVMVPNSLGPAELLIHYGTQAQRDHYLPRLATGEEIPAFALTEPGAGSDAGAIASSGVVFRGDDGQLYLRLNWKKRYITLAAISTVLGLAFKLRDPENLLGKGENPGITCALIPTQTPGVELGRRHNPLGVPFYNCPTEGHDVVLPVDAIIGGAEGAGQGWRMLMESLAAGRGISLPASAAGGSKLVYRVASAHAKVRKQFGLPIGLFEGIEEPLARIGGFNYVMEAARRYTCGALDKGVAPAVVTAMAKYNFTELQRKIINDGMDILGGNAISWGPRNLLATAYMNTPIGITVEGANILTRTLMIFGQGAIRCHPYVYAETQSLMNRDAAGFDRAFTSHVGHTIRNTARAIVLSLTRGIFAASPAGGVARRYWQKLAWASASFALLADIALITLGGNLKRKEKITGRFADIFSWLYLSAATLRRFEAEGRREEDEPFLRWAMQHAFGEMQHAFDGLFKNYEVPLIGWLFRGPVAFWSRLNPLGNGPRDAVGHAVARAMQAPGEQRDRHTAGIYIPTDVEEALGRLDHALKLVYEGDHVARTISKAVGARKLPKARPEQLVQDALAAGIISADEAEVLKRAEEAREDAIQVDSFTLEEYMQGAVTPERV; from the coding sequence ATGGATCTGCCCTTCTTTCACTTCTTCGCTCAACTGCCCGGATGGCTCGTAGCGCTCAGCATCCTGGCGGTGTTTGTCGTCCTGGGTTATACCGGGGCCTCGCTCCCGATATGGACCATCGCCGGCGTGGCGGCGCTCTACGGGTTCGGCGCGCCGGCGTGGTTGTGGATCGCGTTTGCGGTGCTCGCGGTGGTGTTCAACCTGCCGCCGCTCCGCCGCGCCCTCTTCAGCGGCCCCGTCATGCGGCTGCTGAACGCGCTCAAGTTTCTGCCGACGATCTCGGAGACGGAGCAGGTGGCCATCGAAGCCGGCAACGTGTGGGTGGAAGGCGAGCTGTTTTCGGGCAAACCGGATTTTAACCGGATCATGGCCGAGGCCTACCCGGACCTCACGGCCGAGGAACAGGCCGTGCTCGACGGCCCCATCGAGGAGCTCTGCGCCGTGACGCACGACTGGGACGTCTTCCAGCAAAAAGACCTGCCCGACGCCGCCTGGGAGATCATCCGGCGCGAGCGGCTGTTCGGGATGATCATTCCGAGGGAATACGGCGGCCTTGGCTTCTCGCCGCTGGCGAACAGCGCCGTCGTCCAGAAGCTCTCCTCGCGGTGCGGTCCGCTCGCGACCACGGTCATGGTGCCCAACTCGCTGGGGCCGGCCGAGCTGCTGATTCACTACGGCACCCAGGCGCAGCGCGACCACTATCTGCCACGCCTCGCCACGGGGGAGGAAATTCCCGCCTTCGCGCTTACCGAGCCGGGCGCGGGGTCCGACGCCGGCGCCATCGCCTCGAGCGGCGTGGTGTTCCGTGGGGACGACGGGCAGCTGTATCTCCGCCTCAACTGGAAGAAACGCTACATCACCCTGGCGGCGATCTCGACGGTGCTCGGCCTGGCCTTCAAGCTGCGCGACCCGGAAAACCTGCTCGGCAAGGGCGAGAACCCGGGCATCACCTGCGCCCTGATCCCGACCCAGACGCCCGGCGTGGAGCTGGGCCGGCGGCATAATCCGCTCGGGGTGCCGTTTTATAACTGCCCGACCGAGGGCCACGACGTCGTGCTCCCCGTCGACGCCATCATCGGCGGCGCGGAGGGCGCCGGCCAGGGATGGCGGATGCTCATGGAGTCGCTCGCGGCCGGACGCGGCATTTCGCTGCCGGCCTCGGCTGCCGGCGGCAGCAAGCTGGTATACCGCGTCGCCTCGGCGCACGCCAAGGTGCGCAAGCAGTTCGGCCTGCCCATCGGGCTGTTCGAGGGGATCGAGGAGCCGCTCGCCCGGATCGGCGGCTTCAACTATGTCATGGAGGCGGCGCGCCGCTACACGTGCGGAGCGCTCGACAAGGGCGTCGCGCCGGCGGTGGTGACGGCGATGGCGAAATACAACTTCACCGAGCTGCAGCGCAAGATCATCAACGACGGGATGGATATCCTGGGCGGCAACGCCATCTCGTGGGGCCCCCGCAACCTCCTGGCCACGGCGTATATGAATACGCCGATCGGCATCACGGTCGAAGGCGCCAACATCCTGACGCGGACGCTGATGATCTTCGGTCAGGGCGCCATCCGCTGCCATCCCTATGTCTATGCCGAAACGCAGAGCCTGATGAACCGGGACGCCGCCGGCTTCGACCGGGCGTTTACCAGCCACGTCGGGCACACCATCCGCAATACGGCGCGCGCGATCGTCCTCTCCCTCACGCGGGGGATCTTCGCCGCCTCGCCGGCCGGCGGCGTCGCCCGCCGCTACTGGCAGAAACTGGCCTGGGCCTCGGCGTCGTTCGCGCTGCTGGCGGACATCGCGCTGATCACCCTGGGCGGCAACCTGAAGCGCAAGGAGAAAATCACGGGTCGGTTTGCGGATATCTTCTCCTGGCTCTACCTCTCCGCCGCGACGCTCCGGCGGTTCGAGGCGGAAGGGCGCCGTGAGGAAGACGAACCGTTCCTTCGCTGGGCGATGCAGCACGCCTTCGGCGAGATGCAGCACGCGTTCGACGGGCTGTTCAAGAACTACGAGGTGCCGCTCATCGGATGGCTCTTCCGCGGTCCGGTCGCCTTCTGGTCGCGGCTCAACCCGCTCGGAAACGGACCCCGCGACGCCGTCGGCCACGCGGTGGCGCGGGCCATGCAGGCGCCCGGCGAACAGCGCGACCGGCACACGGCCGGCATCTATATCCCCACCGACGTGGAGGAGGCGCTGGGCCGGCTGGACCATGCCCTCAAGCTGGTCTACGAAGGCGACCACGTGGCGCGCACGATCAGCAAAGCCGTCGGCGCCCGCAAACTGCCCAAGGCGCGGCCGGAACAGCTCGTTCAGGATGCGCTGGCGGCCGGCATCATCTCCGCCGACGAGGCCGAGGTGCTGAAACGCGCCGAGGAAGCCCGCGAAGACGCGATCCAGGTGGATTCGTTCACCCTCGAGGAATACATGCAGGGCGCCGTGACGCCGGAGCGGGTTTAG
- a CDS encoding acetyl-CoA C-acyltransferase, whose amino-acid sequence MQTHEAYILSSIRTAVGKANRGALVNVRPEALGGFIVSEAIGRVKGLEKERIEDVLMGCAMPEGPQGLNMGRIIAQIAGLPDEVPGATINRFCSSGLQTIVMASQAIMAGHNDLVVAGGAESMSQVPMSGFYFSPDPATVDADPDVYIAMGQTAENVAERYQVSREDQDRFALQSHQRALAAIEAGRFADEIAAYPVHDVVYADGATKTLAFDFQVDEGPRRETSLEALAKLKPVFRAGGTVTAGNASQMSDGAAAAVVASGEATRALGAEPIARLAGYAVAGVAPDVMGIGPVPAIAKVLRQTGLSVKDIGLVELNEAFAAQALAVIREVGFDEAIVNVNGGAIALGHPLGCTGAKLTATLLHEMKRRGVRYGICTMCIGGGMGAAAVFERL is encoded by the coding sequence ATGCAAACGCACGAAGCATACATATTGAGTTCGATCCGCACGGCGGTCGGGAAGGCCAACCGCGGCGCGCTGGTGAACGTCCGGCCCGAGGCGCTCGGCGGGTTTATCGTCTCCGAAGCCATCGGGCGGGTCAAGGGGCTTGAAAAAGAGCGCATCGAGGACGTCCTGATGGGGTGCGCGATGCCCGAGGGGCCGCAGGGCCTCAACATGGGGCGCATCATCGCGCAGATCGCCGGCCTGCCGGACGAGGTGCCCGGCGCCACGATCAACCGGTTCTGCTCGTCGGGCCTTCAGACCATCGTGATGGCGTCGCAGGCCATCATGGCCGGCCACAACGACCTCGTCGTCGCCGGCGGGGCCGAGTCGATGAGCCAGGTGCCGATGAGCGGCTTCTACTTCTCGCCGGACCCGGCGACGGTGGATGCCGACCCCGACGTCTACATCGCCATGGGGCAGACGGCGGAGAATGTCGCGGAACGCTACCAGGTGAGCCGGGAGGATCAGGACCGGTTCGCGCTCCAGTCGCACCAGCGCGCGCTCGCCGCCATCGAGGCCGGGCGCTTCGCGGACGAGATCGCGGCCTACCCGGTCCACGACGTGGTTTACGCCGATGGCGCCACGAAGACGCTGGCGTTCGACTTCCAGGTCGATGAAGGGCCGCGCCGCGAGACGTCGCTGGAGGCGCTGGCGAAACTCAAGCCGGTCTTTCGCGCCGGCGGCACCGTCACGGCCGGCAACGCCTCCCAGATGTCGGACGGCGCCGCGGCCGCCGTCGTCGCCAGCGGCGAGGCGACGCGCGCGCTCGGCGCGGAGCCCATCGCCCGCCTCGCCGGTTACGCCGTGGCCGGCGTGGCGCCCGACGTGATGGGGATCGGACCCGTGCCGGCGATCGCGAAGGTGCTGCGGCAGACGGGGCTTTCGGTCAAGGATATCGGGCTCGTCGAACTCAACGAGGCCTTCGCGGCCCAGGCGCTGGCCGTCATCCGCGAGGTCGGGTTCGACGAAGCCATCGTCAATGTCAACGGCGGCGCCATCGCGCTCGGTCACCCGCTCGGGTGCACCGGGGCGAAGCTCACGGCGACGCTGCTCCACGAGATGAAACGCCGCGGCGTGCGCTACGGCATCTGCACGATGTGCATCGGCGGCGGCATGGGCGCCGCGGCCGTGTTCGAACGGTTGTAA